GGTGTGTAAAGTTGTTTTCCGTAATTGGGCTTGGACGTCGAATGGGGATTTGTGTGAGCGAGGTACTAGAATCATTTTGGGATGGAACTCGGACGTTGTGGATCTCATGGTCTTATCTCAGGAGGACCAGGTTATTCATACACAAATATGTCCTAAACATGATAATAATGCTGTTTTCTGTTCTTTTGTCTATGCAAAGAATTCGTATCAGGAGAGAAGACGCTTATGGGAAACTCTGTGTATTCATAAAAGCCTTTGTCATGATAAGCCTTGCGTAGTTATGGGGGATTTCAACTCGGCCCTTCATGTGGAAGACTCTTTATATGGTCCGTCTACGGGTTCTATTGGCATGAGAGAGTTTCATGATTGTGTTCAATATACGGAGCTTGTAGATATTAATGGCCATGGGTTGCACTATACGTGGAATCAGAAACCTAAGCAGGGTATTGgcttgttaaaaaaaattgacCGTGTCATGGGGAACTTGAAGTTTTTAGAGATGTTTCCTGAAGCGTTTGTGTGTTATCTTCCTTTTCGAATCTCGGATCATACTCCATGCATTCTCAAATGGCCGAACTCGACTAAGGAGAAGCCGAAACCTTTTAAATTTGCAAATTTCATTACTTCCAAACCAGAATTCAGGTTGTTTGTGGAGCGGGAGTGGACGAAAAATGTCCAAGGTTTCACAATATTCTCGGTAACAAAAAAGCTTCGAAATCTGAAACCTTTAATGCGGAAACTCTTGTTCAAACAAGGAAATCTGCATGATAGAGTGTCGGAGCTTAGGAAGCAGCTGGATGATATTTAGAAGCTAGTGGATGAAAACCCGCTAGATGTCGGCTTGAGGGAAAAGGAAACTGAGTGTCATAATCAATTTAGAACTGCGGCCTATGATGAAGAATGTTTTCTAAAGCAAAAGTCAAAAGTGGAGTGGTTGTGTGCTGGTGATTCAAACACGGCATTCTTCCACAATACCCTTAAATGCAGGAATGCTAGAGGAAGAATTCAGACGATTCAAGATGTAGCTGGTAATCGGTTTGAAGGAGATAATGTGCCCAGTGCCCTTGTTCATCACTACGAAAATTTCTTGGGTCACATAGACCAAGTGTCGAGCATTAATATGGAGGATCTGGATATGAATGTTTTGAGCTCTAATGATGCGAATATCATGGTTCGTCAGGTTACTCGTGAGGAAGTGAAGAACGCTATGTTTAGTATTGCCGAGAATAAAGCCGCGGGTCCTGATGGTTATACTTCGGCTTTCTTCAAGAATGCGTGGGATATTGTGGGTAATGATGTTTCTAATGCTGTTTTAGAATTCTTTGATAATGGTAAACTTTTGAAGCAACTAAATCACACGATTCTGGCTCTTGTTCCTAAAGTGGAAACTCCTGATTCGGTTCTTGATTATCGGCCTATATCGTGCTGTAATGTCTTGTATAAATGTATTAGCAAGATCATTACGGATAGATTAAAAGGTAGTTTGGGTGTTCTGGTTAGCATAAATCAATCGGCCTTTgttccgggtaggaaaatttcGGATAACATCCTTCTGACTCAGGAATTAATGCATAACTATCATTTGAATCGGGGCCCGGCTAGATGTGCTTTCAAGATAGATATCCAAAAAGCTTATGACACGGTCAGCTGGTCATTCTTGGAGAGTGTTCTTCATGGGTTCGGGTTACATAGGAAGATGATTGCATGGATTATGGCTTGTGTTACCTCGGTCACCTACTCTATAAGTCTCAATGGTAATTTGCATGGGTATTTCAAAGGTAGGAGGGGGTTAAGACAGGGTGACCCTATGTCGCCATACCTGTTCACGTTGGTCATGGAAATTCTTTCGTTACTCCTTCAGCGGGGTGCATGTCCAGCTATGAGATTCAAGTTCCATGCTCACTGTGCGAAACAGAAGATTATTAATGTGTCGTTTGCGGATGACCTTTTCATTTTTGTGCACGGGGATGTCACTTTGTTCAAGAAAGTAAGAGATGCCCTTGAGCTTTTCACCAATGCTTCGGGCCTGAAGCCGAGCCCAGCCAAGAGTACAGTGTATTTCTACAATGTGCCGCATCCTGTGAAACAGGAAATTCTCCAAGTCATGCCGTTTAATCAAGGTACGTTGCCTGTTAAATACTTGGGGGTGCCGTTAATATCGACTAAGCTGATGTCTAAAGATTGTAAGCCTTTGCTTGACCGAATGGAGAAGAAAATTGATAGTTGGTTGAATAAGTCGCTATCTTTTGCTGGTAGATTACAGCTAATCAATTCGGTTTTGTCGTCTGTGCACATATACTGGGCTTCAGTATTTATCATTCCGGCTCGAGTCACAAACGATCTGGAGAAGCTAATGCGTCGGTTCTTGTGGAACGCTAATAATCAGGGTAGGGTTAAAGGGAAGGTGCCATGGGCTGAGGTTTGTTTGCCTAAGGAGGAAGGTGGGTTAGGCATTAGGAGCATATCGGATGTTAATAAAGCTCTAATGACTAACCATATTTGGAGTATTCTCACTAAACGGAAGTCCCTTTGGGTTCAATGGATCTACTCGCATAAGTTAAATGGTAGAAGCTTGTGGGATATCCAACCTCGAGGTAGCATTAGTTGGGGCTGGAGGAAAATTTTGGCCATTCGAAGTGctaatttggggaaaaatctagggttcttgaagttcatccggattgaacctcaaatttttgcataaatctgttagcactagtttagattagtgttatgggaagtaaatccacttgtgttgttcatagatttgcccgatttctcacaaaaaccccaaacccttgtttttgaaccgaaaaagataaaattgaaggggtaaacggtttgttttgggaaaaacggcacttggggtttcatttttggGGGAAACCGCACGTacttgaccaaaaattttcaagttttcgggaccgggtcgaaaaatggaaattttgagtaacagacgcctggacacggggtcgtgcccgctgagcacggggccgtgtccagcccactgttttcagttttctccgaaaaTTTCACCGTTTCGTGCTAACATTTTGGTATATCCTTTCAGATATCGAagaagttcacaaggttcaacgccaatgagctcgatgctagagCAAGATACGACgtacttcaaacaagaccggaagaataCCCGAGACAAGCATGTATGGACCTGTTAGCactggtgaaccaacttgaccggttcaaCAACCTCATTACTGGCCCGCTAAGGATTGCCCTAACCACTCGACTTCGCTCCGTCCACGAGTGCactatggagttctatagcaccttcactTTCAATTCAAGGGGCGACCCTTTCGACAATGATAGGGTGGCATTCCGATGCGGTGGAACAAGGTACTCGATCTCAATGGCACAATTTGGGTCAATAGTTAGGCTGTATACGGAGGAAGATTCGGGTAATGAAGAGAACACCGGAGGGGTGCGAGATTTGGATGAGAACGAACGCCAAGCCAcgtgggctcagattggtgaagggcactacaactcaagcagcacaaagagtaccaagtTGAGGGACCCCTCTACCGATACATCCATAGGGTCCTCGGTTACTCTCTTAGCCAAAGGCATGATAGCGGTGGCTTTGTTGGGTTGAGAGAGTtgatagtccttcactgcattcatACCCGAAGACCCCTCGATGTTCCTTATCTCCTGCTCTGAAACATGCACTGGAACCGGCTTGCTAGTGCACCAACCCATGTCTTCTTCGAGGGATGGATACaccgtctcttcaagcacttcgtGAAGATACCTAGGTCTTTCGAAAGGGGCCCATGGTCGGCAAGAGTGGATGTACAcatctgccgctccatgaacctaatctatgaggcggaagacgggtcggtTAGCTTCCAGAGGATGCaggggcatgcatggaacccgaaagaggcactagtccttcacgctccacagttTCAACAACCTCCCCATTACCAGTACCAGCCTCACGGTGATCCGagccaatcctcctcacaaggaggtggttttcctaactttcaaagtttacatgatctgttgcaggaaaaccttatgtgcaccaggaacacctataacctcgccaacaacacatacaaccgggtcggagccattgaaagaaacatcttcgatatccaagatgacatcgggaatatccgggagtacatggcggggcatggaggaGGAGGCGATGACGaggatgaagacatggactaggcgggtggagtaggagCAGGAGCAGCTGGTTGGTAATCCCACAGCTTAACCCCTCTTttctatcaaacaatttccggcctgcgtgccgagtgttgaacaatttactttccctaactctttttatttttctgCATTTGTTTTTAACTTTGTGACATGGATgttgaacttggtaatctaggatgtttgctattgtttggtgtggtgttgattgataaaacaggtacatacgaggcttagagtactaaacattagtactactaaagccgagacaggaaaaccggagccagaaacctgtttttcacctttgcagattgtctacacggggtcgtgttcggccgacacgcccccgtgcccacttccccagacctgctgtttgtttatttttgcacatttttgtcagacacggggccgtgtccagccaacacgcccacGTGTctaccttctgtaagttttcattactagcacctgaacacggggtcgtgtctacCCGACACGGAGGAATACCactaacata
This genomic stretch from Helianthus annuus cultivar XRQ/B chromosome 8, HanXRQr2.0-SUNRISE, whole genome shotgun sequence harbors:
- the LOC110870522 gene encoding uncharacterized protein LOC110870522 — its product is MLVSENRLAVCAVLESHVDVKNLDKVCKVVFRNWAWTSNGDLCERGTRIILGWNSDVVDLMVLSQEDQVIHTQICPKHDNNAVFCSFVYAKNSYQERRRLWETLCIHKSLCHDKPCVVMGDFNSALHVEDSLYGPSTGSIGMREFHDCVQYTELVDINGHGLHYTWNQKPKQGIGLLKKIDRVMGNLKFLEMFPEAFVCYLPFRISDHTPCILKWPNSTKEKPKPFKFANFITSKPEFRNARGRIQTIQDVAGNRFEGDNVPSALVHHYENFLGHIDQVSSINMEDLDMNVLSSNDANIMVRQVTREEVKNAMFSIAENKAAGPDGYTSAFFKNAWDIVGNDVSNAVLEFFDNGKLLKQLNHTILALVPKVETPDSVLDYRPISCCNVLYKCISKIITDRLKGSLGVLVSINQSAFVPGRKISDNILLTQELMHNYHLNRGPARCAFKIDIQKAYDTVSWSFLESVLHGFGLHRKMIAWIMACVTSVTYSISLNGNLHGYFKGRRGLRQGDPMSPYLFTLVMEILSLLLQRGACPAMRFKFHAHCAKQKIINVSFADDLFIFVHGDVTLFKKVRDALELFTNASGLKPSPAKSTVYFYNVPHPVKQEILQVMPFNQGTLPVKYLGVPLISTKLMSKDCKPLLDRMEKKIDSWLNKSLSFAGRLQLINSVLSSVHIYWASVFIIPARVTNDLEKLMRRFLWNANNQGRVKGKVPWAEISKKFTRFNANELDARARYDVLQTRPEEYPRQACMDLLALVNQLDRFNNLITGPLRIALTTRLRSVHECTMEFYSTFTFNSRGDPFDNDRVAFRCGGTRYSISMAQFGSIVRLYTEEDSGNEENTGGVRDLDENERQATWAQIGDIYYTTQRLDPRLQLCTGDIPKVED